In Helianthus annuus cultivar XRQ/B chromosome 8, HanXRQr2.0-SUNRISE, whole genome shotgun sequence, a single genomic region encodes these proteins:
- the LOC118481323 gene encoding uncharacterized protein LOC118481323: protein MANATTWDDFKELMREEYCPRDEIQKLENEYYDLKMEGSENEAYTKRSHELANMCPNLSRPPPRRIELYIKGLAPAVKSLVTAANLNNLPQIIRLAHKITDQEVERGSLPPRVSATTPAATTTTPACHRCDKVGHVAKDCRAPYPKQQQQQNQQHQQQQRQQPHQNQGNRKGCFQCGDEGHIKRECPQLNQNANDNNNRQNNNNNAGNNNNGNNGGNGARGRVFTIGAGDARNDGNVVTEFSQRLGLAPIPLEAKHVVELADGKTTEASHVLMGCKLDLVGQVFDIDLLPVNLGSFDIMVGMDWLSKHQAEILCKEKIVRIPLSSRESLSVQGHRSGVMVGIISAMQAQKCIRKGYPAILALVTDTPSEESKIEDLLVVREFPNLTIDSNLPDQIRSAQTEALKEENIEANQITGPELVLETSEKIVEIRNRMAATRNRQKSYADKRRKPLEFAVGDRVMLKVSPWKGVVRFGKREKLNPRYVGPFKILERIGKVAYKLELPAELGNVHDVFHVSQLKKCLSDESLVGYNNGFMLTVRLRMNDVR from the exons ATGGCTAATGCAACGACATGGGATGATTTTAAAGAGTTGATgcgggaggagtactgtcctcgtgaCGAGATTCAgaagcttgagaacgagtactacgaTTTGAAGATGGAAGGGTCCGAGAAcgaggcttacacgaaacgatCTCATGAGCTAGCAAATATGTGCCCAAATTTGTCTCGACCTCCACCTCGGAGAATTGAGTTGTACATCAAAGGCCTGGCACCAGCAgtaaagagtttggtcactgctgCAAACCTTAACAATCTGCCTCAGATCATCCGTTTAGCGCACAAGATTACCGATCAAGAAGTCGAGCGTGGATCGCTACCTCctcgtgtttctgctactaccccTGCTGCTACAActaccacacct GCTTGCCATAGGTGCGATAAGGTGGGACATGTGGCAAAAGACTGTAGAGCTCCGTACCCaaagcagcagcaacagcagaatcagcagcatcAACAACAACAAAGGCAGCAGCCCCATCAGAACCAAGGCAATAGGaaggggtgtttccagtgtggggatgagggccaCATTAAACGGGAATGCCCTCAGCTGAATCAGAACGCCAATGATAACAACAATCGTcagaataacaataacaatgctgggaacaacaataacGGCAACAATGGGGGCAATGGAGCTCGTGGAAGGGTATTTACGATTGGTGCTGGTGATGCTAGGAACGACGGCAATgtcgtgactg agttcaGTCAACGATTAGGGTTAGCTCCAATACCTCTAGAAGCTAAGCATGTGGTAGAATTAGCCGATGGTAAGACAACTGAAGCCTCACACGTTCTTATGGGATGTAAACTAGATCttgtgggtcaagtgtttgacattgacctccttcctGTTAATCTTGGTAGTTTTGACATAAtggttggtatggattggctGTCTAAGCATCAAGCTGAAATTCTCTGTAAAGAGAAGATCGTACGTATTCCTCTCTCCAGTAGAGAATCTTTATCGGTTCAAGGGCATCGCAGTGGTGTGATGGTTGGTATCATTTCAGCTATGCAAGCGCAGAAGTGTATACGAAAGGGGTATCCTGCTATTCTAGCACTTGTTACAGATACTCCATCTGAAGAAAGCAAGATCGAAGACCTGCTAGTTGTTCGTGAGTTCCCTaat CTCACCATCGATTCTAATTTGCCTGACCAGATCCGTTCTGCACAAACCGAAGcgttaaaagaggaaaacattgaAGCAAA tcagatcacaggcccggAACTCGTACTCGAGACGTCAGAAAAGATTGTCGAGATCAGAAATCGTATGGCGGCGACGCGtaaccgtcagaaaagctacgctgacaagcgtaggaaaccattggagtTTGCTGTAGGCGATCGTGttatgttgaaggtctcaccctggaagggtgtggtgcggtTTGGGAAACGCGAAAAGCTTAACCCTCGTTATGTTGGGCctttcaaaattctggaacgaatcggtaaagttgcctacaagcTAGAgctacctgctgagttgggtaatgttcatgATGTCTTccacgtatcgcagctaaagaagtgtttgtccgatgaatCACTTGTG GGTTACAATAATGGTTTCATGCTAACTGTAAGGCTTCGTATGAATGATGTACGATAA